TTAATTGTATACGCTAGTTCATAATTAATTTTATTGTAAAAAATGTCATAACCATATATGCCTGCTAAATCGGATTTTTTCATGTCTCCTATTTCAGGATTTTCCTTAATTTTTTTAATCGCTTCAGCAAATTTATCTTTTAATTTTTTATCTTTTAATTTCTTAAAATATTTTGCCGCACCAGTGGATATAATCACTTCTGTTTCTATTATTAATCCTCCCCAAATACATCCTCATAGCTTACTCCATTTTTTTCTGTGTCTGATATTAATTTCTGAATTGCAGGCTTGACATTATTTTTTCTAACTTTAAATTCCTTTAAAAGTTCTTCTCCTGAATATCCTTCCTTTATCAAGTCCTCCAAAATCAAATCTGAAAATTCCATATCTTCATTTTCTTTTACAGGCGTTACAATCAAAGAGCCTTTGCTAACCTTTATTTTTGCCTCTTTTGTAAAACCTAGATATTCCATAACTTTTTTAGGAATTGTAATCTGATTTTTAGAAGAAATCGAGATTGTCTTATTCATTTCCAAAATATTACTTTCCATAAAAAATCTCCTTTTTTGGTTTCTTTGTTTCTTGGTAAAATTATAAACCTAATTTCAGGTTTTGTCAATTACATTTTAGAGCAAAAAATGGAGTGCAACATCAAAGTTCTACTCCATTTTATTTTTTAAAAATTAATAAGATTTAGCTAATTCATAAAGTTTTTCATATTCTCTTGCTGATCTGTCCCAAGAAAAATCAAGCTCCATGTTTCTTTTTACCAATTTTTCCCAAATGTCAGGTCTGTCATAATAAATTCCTTCTGCCACTTTTATTGTAAAAAGCATATCATCTGCATTAAAGTTTGTAAATGAGAATCCATTCCCTTCATCTGTAAAAATGTTGTAAGGCTGTACAGTATCTTTTAGTCCTCCTGTTTCCCTTACAATTGGTATAGTTCCAAATCTCATTGCTATCATTTGGCTAAGTCCGCAAGGCTCATATCTTGATGGCATGAGGAACATGTCACTTCCAGCGTAGATTTCATTTGCAAGCTGTCCGTTGTACCCAAGATAAACTTTGAATTTATCTGGATATTTCCATGCCAAGTGGTTATAGTAGTCTTCGTAGAATTTATCTCCGCTTCCTAAAATCACTATTTGAACAGCGTCATACTGCAATAAGTTTTCAAGCGCGGCTGATACCAAGTCCAGCCCTTTTCCTTCCACAAGTCTTGAAACTATGGAAATTAAAGCAACATCTGATTTTGGCAATCCTAATTTTTCTTGCAGTAAATATTTATTTTCTTTCTTTTTATCTAAAGAATCCTTATTAAAAGGAATTATTCCCTTTGTTGTTTCAGGATTGAATTCTTCCACATCAATTCCGTTTAGAATACCGTGAATATATTTTCTGTTTGTAATCCATTCCAGCCCTTCACCAAAGTAAGCGTATTTTATTTCTTCGGCATAAGTTGGACTCACTGTATTTACAACATCTCCATATCCAATTCCTATTTCCATAAAGTTCAAGTCATGTCTGTCATCCATATAATACCCCATTCTTTCAAATGAGTATTTAGAAAATTGTCCTTGATACATTAAGTTGTGAATCGAGTAAACTGTTCTCATATCCCAGTAAAATGGATCATAGTTATATCTAACATTCAAAAAATACGGAACTGGACCAGTTTGCCAGTCGTTACAATGCAAGATATCCGCCTGCAAATTAATTTCCTTCAAAAATCTAAGTGCCAATTCTGAAAACATCGCATATTGAACATCCTGATCAAAGTCACCGTAAACATGTCCTCTTTCGTACAATGCTTTATTTTCAATAAAATAATAATTTATCTTATCATCTGGGTATCTTACTAAATTAAACACATCTCCGTGACTTTCAAGCCTTGCTACCCATTCCAGCTTTTCAAGATATTTTAACGGTATTATATCATATTTAGGCATTATTATAGAAACTTCATGTCCTAATTCCTGCATTTTTTTAGGCAATGCCCCCAAAACGTCAGCTAGTCCACCAGATTTATAAAACGGAGCCACTTCAGATGCCAAATATACTATTTTCAAATTAATCACTCCTATTCTTAAAAATATTTTTAGTACAATCATTTTAAAACCGAACTGCAAAATTATGATTATTCTATTATTCTATTATTTTGCTAAAACCTTTTTTATTCTATCAGTTTGGTTTTAGAAGGTTTTGAGCATATTCTAAAATATTCAAGCTACCAAGATCCACTATTTAAAATAGTTTAAAAATCTCAATAACTTGAATTTTTTTTAATTATTAATTTTAGACAGTGCAAACTACCATTTTACAGTTTCCCCTGTTTCAATTAATCTGTTATGCTCATCAATTTTTACTCCAGAAAAAATTCTTACATTTTTACCAATAATTGAACCATCAGGGATAACTACACCTTTACCAATAACCGTTATTCCTGAAGACAGCAAGTCTGGACGTTCTTTATTTGGAATATTTGCATTTCCATTCCCTATAAATGAATTTTTACCGATATATGTGTTTTTATCAGAAATAATTGTATCTAGGTGAGAATTTGCATCTACATAAGTTCCAGAGAAAATAATACAATTTCTCACAGTTGCACCTTTTCTAACTGTAACTCCAGGTCCTAATACTGAATTTTCCACACTTCCTTCGATTTTACATCCATTACAGATTAATGAATTTTGAACGCTTCCTGTAACTCCGATTCTTACAGGTGCCAAGTCTTCACTTCTTGTGTAAATTTTCCATCCTTGGTCATACAAGTTAATTCCAACTTCTTCGGATTTTTTGATTAAATCCAGATTTGCTTCCAAATATGAATCATAAGTTCCTACATCTTTCCAGTAGCTGTCATAAGTATGAACATAAACTTTTCTGTCTTCATTAATCATCGCAGGAATAACGTGATTTCCAAAGTCTAAATCGTGGTTTTCCAATTTTTCAAGGTATTCTAATAATGAATCTGTGTTAAAAATATAAATTCCCATTGAAGCTAAGTTACTTTTTGGTTCAGCTGGTTTTTCTTCAAAGTTTAAGATTTTTTTATTTTGATCAACTTCAAAAATACCAAATCTGCTTGCTTCTTCAATAGGTACAGGCTGTACAGCTATTGTCAGTTCAGCGTCGTTTTCTTCATGTTCTTTTAACATCCATCTGTAATCCATTTTGTAAATATGGTCTCCAGATAAAATTAATACATATTTAGGATTTCTACTTTTAATAAAGTCAATATTTTGTCTAATTGCGTCGGCAGTTCCTTGATACCAGGAATTTCCACCAAGTTTTTCATGTGGTTGCAACATTGTAATTGCAGTATCTCTTCTGTCAAAATCCCATGGTTTCCCAGATCCGATGTGTTCATTTAGTGATAATGGCAAATATTGAGTAAGTAATGCAACATCATAAATACCAGAATTTGAACAGTTACTTAGCGCAAAATCAATAATTCTGAATTTTCCAGCAAAAGGAACACTTGGTTTAACTCTTTTTTCTGATAGAATGTCAAGTCTTGACCCTCTTCCACCAGCTAAAATCATAGCTAAAACTTTCATATAAATACCTCCATTTTTGTTCTTTACATTAAAAGTATACCCCCATTTTTCAAAAAATCAAATTATTTTTATAAAAATTTTGCACACAATAAAATCAGGCTAATAAGTTCTTACTATTTTATCCAGCCTTCAGTATTATTTAATTTGTCAAATTTTGGTCAACTAAAAAAACCACCTTATATTATATTTAAGATGGCTTTTTTAGTAAAACAGTATTGATTTTATTCTTTTGTATGAGTAATAACTTTATAAATTGAGCTTTTTTTATTATTTTCTTTTTTCTTGAGGAACTGCACGATATCTGTTAGGCGATTTTACATTTCTGCTCTTTTTCTTGGCAGCTTTTTTATTTGGCTGAACAATTTCAGCTCCAGGCTTTCTTGGAGGCAATTTTTTAGGCGGTATTGCGAAAGACACAACTGACACTCCCGCTATTCCTAGAATTGCAGCCATTTTCTTAAAAGTATTTTTCATATTCATATTAATCATCTCCATTTTTATTTTTATGCTCCTATCTTTTGAACAAATACATAATACCATTTAATTTTGACAAAAATATGTAAATTTTATGTCTTTTTTGTGAAATTTAAAACCAAAAATATTAACTTTAAATTAAAAATATATTGACAAAAATATAATAATATAGTATTATTTAATTAAAATTAAAGAAAAATTAATAAAGAAGGAAGAGAAATGGATTATTACAAAATACTGGAAGTACCTGAAAATGCAGATATTTCTGAAATAAAAAAGAAATATAGAAAATTGGCAATGAAATATCATCCTGACAGAAACGCAGGAGATGAAAAAGCTGTAAAAAAATTTCGAGAAATAACAGAGGCTTATGAAGTACTTTCAAATGGGAAAAAACGGAAAGAGTACGATTATAAAAGGGAAAATGGGAATAATCATCCAAAAAATAAAAATAATAAGGAAAATTTTAAAAGTAAATCTTCTCAAAATAATTTTACTTTTGGAAAAGAATTTTTTAAGAGTGCAGCTGAAATGAAAGGAATGTTTGAAAACAGTTTTGGGCTAGATAAAATTGGGAAAAATAAAGCAAAAGCTGAGAAGGAAAGTGTGAAAAGCAGGTTTGAGAGTTTTTTTGATATGAAAGAGAAAAAGTAAGAAGGGGAAATTAGAAATGTTGTGGGGAATTAGAAGAAGTTTTACAAATTGGGGAAATATTTTTAAGAGTTCATTTGGGCGTGGGAGCATTTACAGGCTGGAAAGGCTTAGAAGCGTAGCACGGATTGGAAAAAATAGAGAAAATGGAAAAATTGTTGATGAAAGAAATAAAATTAGTGTGGATAAGGGAATTAAAAAATATGAAAAACGTAAATTGAATGCAAAAAATCAAAAAAGTTACAAATTTTTAAATATAAAAAATATTTTAATAATGACAGTTTTAATATTTACATTCATTTTTGTACACCTTTCAGGTTATTCTACAAAAAGCCTTTATTTTTCAATTTTTATTTATATTGGAGTTACACTTTATCTGCTTATTGTGGAAAGATTTTTTGAAAAGGTGAAAGTTGAGGAGGAAATCAAAAATATAAAGCATGAGAGAGAAAGAGAGCATAATGTATTTTTAGAAAGAGTGAAGGAAATAGAGGATTTGGAGAAAAAGCAGATTGAGCATATATTTTTGAAGGATTCAGAAGATTATGATATGAAAATTTGGAAAATTGGGAGGGCAACATCGCTTCTTATTGGTAAGCAATCGCCAAGAAACAGGGTGGATATAGATGTAAGTGAAGGGATTTATTCAAATTTAGTCAGCAGGGCTCATGGAATATTAAATCGTGTCAATGGAATCTGGTATTATGAGGATTTAGGCTCACAAAATGGAAGTGGAATAGAAAGAAGTTTAGATAAACGGAAAATAAAGCTGAAAAAAAATATACCAGTAAAAGTGGAATCAGGAGACATAATTTATTTAGCGACTACAAAAATATTATTAAAATAAATCTATAAATAAAAAAGAAAGGAAAATTTTGAAATGAAATTGGATAGATGTAAAAATGGTCATATATACGATGTTTCAAGATACAGCTTATGTCCTTACTGCAGATCAGAAGGGCTGGAAACAGAAAATCTGGATGACAAAATTAATCTGGTTGAAGAAATGAAGGATGAAGACAGAACAACAGCCTACTGGTCTAAAGACAGCACCGTAGATCCAGTCGTGGGTTGGCTTACGTGCATTGAGGGGCATGATAAGGGAAAAGACTACAGGATTGTGAGCGAACGTAACTTTGTTGGGCGTGGAGAAAATATGGATATACAAATTTTAGGAGATACTATGATTTCTAGAAAAAACCATTGTTCAATAAGCTATAATCCCAAACAGCGAAAATTTATGCTAACTCCCGGAGATTCCAATGGGCTTATTTATCTAAATGGAGAAGCAGTCTACAACACAGTAGAATTACGAGCTTATTCAGTAGTGGAAATGGGGGAAAGCAAGTTTGTATTTGTGAATTTGTGCGGAGATTATTTTGACTGGGAAAAGGAAAAGTCAAGAGAAGAAAGTGTGAAAAGAAAATACGAAAATTTAAATGATGAAAAAATTGTGAAAAATACGAATTTTCAGAATAAAAATAATGATTTAGAAGTAAAAATTGAAGATTATGAACAGATTTAATAAATTTATACTAAACTCAATTTAAATAAAAAATTTATTACAAACTTTTCTAATAAGAGATATAAACCTAGTATTTCAAAATAATTAAAATATTTTTTTTGTTTTAATAAATCGACGAAGCTTTTATTTGTTCAACTGCGATTGTTTGACGACTGAAAGGAGGAGTTTCGAAGTTGGGCAAATAAAAGTCGGAGTCTAGCCATAGGTTGTAGGATTTGCGGCAATGAGCAATCCTACGAAAATAAAAAAGAAAAAACATGGTAATATGAAAAAAAATTCATTAATCAAAATACCTAAAAAATAATAAAAAACAATTTAGTTAAATGATTATGAATTAACTATAAAACAACCTTATTATAAAAATTTATTCTTATTTTTTAACGGGATTTAGTATTAAAGTTTTATTTTAAATAATTTTCATATATATAAAATAAATATATTTTATAAAGTTGAATTAACCAAAAATAGAGGGAGAAATTGAGAAATGAGGAAAGATGAGGCAAAATTTATTACGGAATTTTTGAGTGAGGCTGGGACGAAGGCTGAAAATAACGATTATTTTGGGTATGTTTTGCTGGATAATTATGCGATTTGGGCTGTGGCGGATGGATTTGATGAGGAAGAAGGGGCAAAAGTTGCGGCAAGAATTGCTGTGGAATCTGCGATTGAATATTTTATGCTGCGTCCACGGTTTAATTATGACGTAATAAAAGAAATGATGGATTATGCCAATCTGAAAGTTAAGGAAAAACAGGAAGAAACTCAGAAATATTCTCTTATGCACACTTCCCTTTTAATCGTAATAAGCAATTATAATTCAATTTTATATGGAAATATCGGAAATACAAGGTTTTATCACATTAGAGGCGGATATATCGTTTCTCAAAGCAGAGATGACACGATAGCACAGCTTTTGGTGGACGAAGAGGCATTGAATATATCGGATATGAGATTTCACAGGCAAAGAAATGATTTGCTGCAGGCAATTGGGGATTTTGGGAAAATTAAGCCAAATATTATAAAAAAACCTGTAGAACTTATGGAAAAAGATGTTTTTTGCTTGACGACTGTAGGATTTTGGGAAAATATTGATGAGCATGATATGGAAAATGATTTATCCAGATTTGAGGATAAGAAGCAATGGTTAAATTCATTGGAAAAACGGATACTTGCTTCGCTTAGGGATAATATCGAAAATTATACGATTGCACAGGTAGAAGTAGGTGCTGTAGCAACTCCAGAGCCGATGGAAAAGGACAAAAGCAAACTTATTAAAAGAATAATACTTGTAATGCTCATTATTGCTGTAATTATTTTGTTTGTTGTTATTTGGAATGTAAAAAGGCGAAACGGTATTCTGCAGGCGGCAACGCAGTATGAAAAATTGGCGGATGAGGAGATCTTAAAGAAAAATTTTAATAATTCAATTGATAATTTGAAACTTGAAATCGGAGAGTATGTAAAATTAAAGCCAAAAAGCAAGGGTATAATAGGATTTCTTACGAATGCTGAGAAAAAGAGAGCTGATGCAAGTAAGAAAATTGATGAGATAAATAAGAAAATTAGAGAAACTGAGAAGATTAAAAAGGCATTTTCAGATATTAATGAGGGAAATGAGCTGTTTAACAGCGGAAATTATGACGAGGCGAACGTAAAATATCAGCAGGCTAAGTATAACCTGAATGACAACAGTTATAAACGTGACGAGCTGAACACGGAAGAGATTTTAACTACATTGGATTCACGGATAAATTCAACCGTGAAATTAAAGGAAGCCAAGGCTCTGGAGGTCGCTGGAGATACGGCAGTTAATGAAGGAAGCTACAATTTGGCAAAAGTTAGCTATAAAAATGCGGCTGATATGTATTTGGCAAATGGAAGGGCAGATTATGTTTCGCAAGTTGAGAAAAAGCTGGAGGAAATAACGGATAAGGAAAAAACAGCGTATAATGGGGCAATGCTTGCTGAAAATAAAGGGGATTCGCTGGCACAAAGCAATATTAATTCTTCAAAAGAAGCGTATTATCAGGCACGACAGATGTACCAGACGCTTGGAGATACTGTGAAAGTGGGAGAAATTGACAATAAGATACAGGAACTTAATTCCCAGCAAAATGCTAATTTACAGACTGCCAACAATCTCGTTCAGGAAGGGCTTTCGCAAATAACTGCCAATAATCCAGCACAAGCAATAAATATTCTAACGCAAGCTAAAAATATTTATCAGAAGATGAAAGATACAAATAATGCAAATGCCGTTGACAAATACATAAGCCAGGCACAGGAATTTATTAAATTTGAGAGCCAGAATGCTGAAAAATTGAAAACACAGGAAATGGAATATTCGGAAAGGTTAAGGCAGCAGGAAATCCAGATGGAGCAGCAACTGCAGATAAAAGAAGCTGAAATCAAGGCACAGCAGGAAGAAATGGAACGGGAACGGCAAAGACGTGAAGAAATAACAAGAAAAATGGAAAATGCGTCAAATCTGGAAATGCAGGCAGACCAGCTGGCTATAAATGAAAGATTTGAGGAGGGAATTTCAAAATATGAGGAAACGAAGAAACTTCTGGAAGAAGTGAATGCAGATGGAAATTTTGGAAATCAGATGTCGAAAATTGAGAATTTGAATAAAAAAATTGAAAAAAGTGAGGGGTATTTGCTAAAGAAAAAAGCAGAAGAGGATTTTAAGAATAAAAAATGGAAGGAAGCTGTGGAAAAATTTACGCAGGCAAAGGAAAAGCTGGAAAAAAGCAGTACCAAACAAAATGAAATAGCCGAAATTGAGAAAAAGCTTAAAAAGGCTGAGAAAAAGGCGAATAAAAAATGGTGGCAGT
This is a stretch of genomic DNA from Leptotrichia hofstadii. It encodes these proteins:
- a CDS encoding type II toxin-antitoxin system RelE/ParE family toxin: MIISTGAAKYFKKLKDKKLKDKFAEAIKKIKENPEIGDMKKSDLAGIYGYDIFYNKINYELAYTIKIEDKKIVIVLLAGTRENFYKTLKKYLKSNKIV
- a CDS encoding AbrB family transcriptional regulator, producing the protein MESNILEMNKTISISSKNQITIPKKVMEYLGFTKEAKIKVSKGSLIVTPVKENEDMEFSDLILEDLIKEGYSGEELLKEFKVRKNNVKPAIQKLISDTEKNGVSYEDVFGED
- a CDS encoding glycogen synthase yields the protein MKIVYLASEVAPFYKSGGLADVLGALPKKMQELGHEVSIIMPKYDIIPLKYLEKLEWVARLESHGDVFNLVRYPDDKINYYFIENKALYERGHVYGDFDQDVQYAMFSELALRFLKEINLQADILHCNDWQTGPVPYFLNVRYNYDPFYWDMRTVYSIHNLMYQGQFSKYSFERMGYYMDDRHDLNFMEIGIGYGDVVNTVSPTYAEEIKYAYFGEGLEWITNRKYIHGILNGIDVEEFNPETTKGIIPFNKDSLDKKKENKYLLQEKLGLPKSDVALISIVSRLVEGKGLDLVSAALENLLQYDAVQIVILGSGDKFYEDYYNHLAWKYPDKFKVYLGYNGQLANEIYAGSDMFLMPSRYEPCGLSQMIAMRFGTIPIVRETGGLKDTVQPYNIFTDEGNGFSFTNFNADDMLFTIKVAEGIYYDRPDIWEKLVKRNMELDFSWDRSAREYEKLYELAKSY
- a CDS encoding glucose-1-phosphate adenylyltransferase; its protein translation is MKVLAMILAGGRGSRLDILSEKRVKPSVPFAGKFRIIDFALSNCSNSGIYDVALLTQYLPLSLNEHIGSGKPWDFDRRDTAITMLQPHEKLGGNSWYQGTADAIRQNIDFIKSRNPKYVLILSGDHIYKMDYRWMLKEHEENDAELTIAVQPVPIEEASRFGIFEVDQNKKILNFEEKPAEPKSNLASMGIYIFNTDSLLEYLEKLENHDLDFGNHVIPAMINEDRKVYVHTYDSYWKDVGTYDSYLEANLDLIKKSEEVGINLYDQGWKIYTRSEDLAPVRIGVTGSVQNSLICNGCKIEGSVENSVLGPGVTVRKGATVRNCIIFSGTYVDANSHLDTIISDKNTYIGKNSFIGNGNANIPNKERPDLLSSGITVIGKGVVIPDGSIIGKNVRIFSGVKIDEHNRLIETGETVKW
- a CDS encoding DnaJ domain-containing protein, translated to MDYYKILEVPENADISEIKKKYRKLAMKYHPDRNAGDEKAVKKFREITEAYEVLSNGKKRKEYDYKRENGNNHPKNKNNKENFKSKSSQNNFTFGKEFFKSAAEMKGMFENSFGLDKIGKNKAKAEKESVKSRFESFFDMKEKK
- a CDS encoding FHA domain-containing protein, giving the protein MLWGIRRSFTNWGNIFKSSFGRGSIYRLERLRSVARIGKNRENGKIVDERNKISVDKGIKKYEKRKLNAKNQKSYKFLNIKNILIMTVLIFTFIFVHLSGYSTKSLYFSIFIYIGVTLYLLIVERFFEKVKVEEEIKNIKHEREREHNVFLERVKEIEDLEKKQIEHIFLKDSEDYDMKIWKIGRATSLLIGKQSPRNRVDIDVSEGIYSNLVSRAHGILNRVNGIWYYEDLGSQNGSGIERSLDKRKIKLKKNIPVKVESGDIIYLATTKILLK
- a CDS encoding FHA domain-containing protein; translation: MKLDRCKNGHIYDVSRYSLCPYCRSEGLETENLDDKINLVEEMKDEDRTTAYWSKDSTVDPVVGWLTCIEGHDKGKDYRIVSERNFVGRGENMDIQILGDTMISRKNHCSISYNPKQRKFMLTPGDSNGLIYLNGEAVYNTVELRAYSVVEMGESKFVFVNLCGDYFDWEKEKSREESVKRKYENLNDEKIVKNTNFQNKNNDLEVKIEDYEQI
- a CDS encoding PP2C family protein-serine/threonine phosphatase, encoding MRKDEAKFITEFLSEAGTKAENNDYFGYVLLDNYAIWAVADGFDEEEGAKVAARIAVESAIEYFMLRPRFNYDVIKEMMDYANLKVKEKQEETQKYSLMHTSLLIVISNYNSILYGNIGNTRFYHIRGGYIVSQSRDDTIAQLLVDEEALNISDMRFHRQRNDLLQAIGDFGKIKPNIIKKPVELMEKDVFCLTTVGFWENIDEHDMENDLSRFEDKKQWLNSLEKRILASLRDNIENYTIAQVEVGAVATPEPMEKDKSKLIKRIILVMLIIAVIILFVVIWNVKRRNGILQAATQYEKLADEEILKKNFNNSIDNLKLEIGEYVKLKPKSKGIIGFLTNAEKKRADASKKIDEINKKIRETEKIKKAFSDINEGNELFNSGNYDEANVKYQQAKYNLNDNSYKRDELNTEEILTTLDSRINSTVKLKEAKALEVAGDTAVNEGSYNLAKVSYKNAADMYLANGRADYVSQVEKKLEEITDKEKTAYNGAMLAENKGDSLAQSNINSSKEAYYQARQMYQTLGDTVKVGEIDNKIQELNSQQNANLQTANNLVQEGLSQITANNPAQAINILTQAKNIYQKMKDTNNANAVDKYISQAQEFIKFESQNAEKLKTQEMEYSERLRQQEIQMEQQLQIKEAEIKAQQEEMERERQRREEITRKMENASNLEMQADQLAINERFEEGISKYEETKKLLEEVNADGNFGNQMSKIENLNKKIEKSEGYLLKKKAEEDFKNKKWKEAVEKFTQAKEKLEKSSTKQNEIAEIEKKLKKAEKKANKKWWQFWKIF